In Candidatus Hydrogenedentota bacterium, the sequence CACGCCGCCTTCGAACAATGAAAACTTCGCGCCACGATAGGCGCCCGCGCTGCCGCCACCGAAGTGCGCGCGCTCTTCCATCGAATGACCGTTGTCGGATTGGTAAACGATGATTGTGTCGCCGCGCAGGCCGCAGGCGTCGACACATGCGAGAAGTCGGCCGATGCGTTCGTCAAGCGTCGAGAGAAATGCCGCGTAGAGATTGCGCGGATACGGCACGTCCGCGTATTTCGCGAGCCATTTTTCGTCCGGCTGATACGGATAGTGCGGGGCGTTCGCGGCGAAGTACATGAAGAAGGGCCGGTCCTTGTGCGCTTCGATAAACTGCGTCGCCTCTTTCACCATGAGGTCCGGAAAGAACGCCCCGTCTTCGTGAACCTCACTTCCATTGCGCGTGAGGTCGTGACGGTTCGGGCCGTGCCAGAAGAAGAAGTGCGAGTAATTGTCGATGCAGCCGTTCATGTGACCGAACGAATAGTCGAAGCCGCGCGCATTGGGAACGCAGTCGGGCGCCATGCCCAGATGCCACTTGCCGATATGGGCGGTCGCATACCCTGCGCGCTTGAACAGATCGGCAATGGTGGTTTGCTCCGCGAACGTCGGTAACGGAGTCTCGTCGTCCGGGGCGTTGTTCGGCATTCCCGCGCGAAGCGGATACTTGCCGGTGAGCAGTCCCGCGCGCGACGGCGAACACACGGGCGCGGCGGAATAGAATTGCGTGAAGCGGACGCCGCGGTTTCCAAGCGCGTCAAGATTTGGCATGATGAGGTCGGTTGCGCCAAACCCGGGAGCGTCTATCGATCCCTGATCGTCCGTGAGGATTACGATGACATTTGGTTTGCGCGCTGAGCCGGAAGCAATCGCCAGCGGTACGAGCGCGGCCGTGGCCGCCAGAAACGATCTGCGCGAAACGTGAAACGCAGTTTGGCGCGTATTCGAGTTCATTGCAGCAGTACTGGTTCGCGCGTGCGCAAATTAGAACTTCCCGTCGCGCGTTTCGAAGTGGGTTGGTTTCGCGAGGGTCTTTCCACCGGAAGCGATCCAGTGTGCAATCCAGTGACACAGCGTATCGATCGATACGTCCGGCGGTCCGAACAGGTCATGGCATTTTGTGGCGTTGCTGAGGAGGGCCGTGGGCGCCTCGGCGCCTACGATGTTCGGTTTCTTCCCCAATAGGCCGCCCATGCGTGTCGCGAGGTCGCGAATTGAGATTCGTTCGAGTCCGGTGACATTTAGAACCGCCGGGGGCGATGTTGCGAGTGCAAGACATTGCAGCGCAACGGAATTCGCGTAGCCTTGCCAGATGCAGTTTGCGTAGCCCATGGTGACGTCGATCGTTTCGCCCTTCCATACTTTCTGCGCGACGTCGAGAATCACGCCATAGCGCAACTCGACCGCGTAGTTCAGGCGATAGTGCAACACGCGGGTGCCGTAGTGGTGCGACGCGTAGTCCCACATGCGCTCGCGGCCCAGGCCGGACATGGCGTATTCGCCAACGGGATCGGGAAGCGTGGTTTCGGTCGCGCCGCCGCCGTCGACCGGCACAAAGGGATACACGTTGCCCGACGAGAACGCGACGACGCGCGCCGTCGCGTATCTGCGCGCGGCGAGCCCCGTCGCGAGGACGTTTGTGCCCCAGGTGTCCCACTCGGCGCCGGTCGATCCGAACTTGCGTCCGATCATGTAGACCACGTTTTCGGCGTCGGGGAGCGCGTCAATTGCGCCGGGCGCGAGAAGATCGGCCTTGTGGGTCGCGATGCCGCAGGATTCGAGCCGCTCGCGCACGGCGCCCTGCGAAAACGTCGATACGGCGGTGATGCCGCGCGTAACGCCGGACTCCTCGACGGCGCGCGCAGCGAGCATGGCGAGCGTGGGGCCCATCTTCCCGCCGACGCCGAGGATGACGATGTCGCCCTTCAGCGCGCGCATGGCTTCGACGAGGCCGGGCGATGGCCGCGTCATTACGTCTTCCAGTTGGTCTACGGATTCAATCGTTTCGGGGATGGAGTTGGCCATGCGAGAGTATGGCCCGAAATGCTACACGTGAAGCAAGTCCTGCACGGCGGCGGTGACGTTGGTTGTGCTGAAGGGTTTTGGGACGAAGCGCATCAGTTGGCCGTTGTGCTTGCCCTCGATTCCTTCGCCGCCAAACCCGCTCGAGATAATGCAGCGGAGGCCGGGATTGATCCTGACGAGTTCGTCAAGCGCTCTTGCGCCGCCCATTCCCGGCATTACGATATCGAGTATTACAACGGCGATGTCGTCCTTGCGTTTGTTGTATACCTCGATCGCTTCTTCGCCCGTCGAGGCCTGGAGGACGTCGTAACCGGACATTTCGAGGATGTCCTGCAACACCGCGCGGAGCAGTTGTTCGTCGTCGACGACAAGAATGGTCTCTTTGCCGTTCCTGACCGATGTGCCGTTGGCGGGTTTCGGCGCGGGGGCGGCCTGCCCCGCGGATGGCAGGTATACGTCAAACCTTGAGCCCACGCCTACTGTCGATTCCACTGCGATGACCCCCCGGTGCGAATGCACGATTCCGTAAACGACGGACAGGCCCAACCCGTATGCCTGCCCCTGCTTCTTTGTCGAGAAGAACGGTTCGAAAATGCGCTGGCTCACCTCCGGCGGCATGCCGCGGCCGGTGTCCTCGACGCGGATGCGCACGTAGCGGCCGGGCGTGGTGACCTGCAGCCGCTCGCGATCGGCGTCGGTGACCTCGACGTTTCGCGCGGACACTCGGATTTCGCCCGCGAACTGGATGGCGTCGCGCGCGTTCAGGCAGAGGTTCATCATCATTTGGTGCATCTGCGCGGGATCGGCACTGACCTGGTCGAGCGCGGCGTCGGGGTCGAACGCGATACGGACATTGGGATTGAGCGAGTGCGAGACAAGCTTGATTGTTTCCTCGATCAACGGGTTGAGCGAGAGTTTGGTTTCGTTCTTCGCGCCGCCGCGCGCGAACGTGAGCAGTTGGTGCGTGAGTTCGGACGCGCGCACCGCGGACAGTTCGATTTGCGAAAGGTGCTTCATGACCGGCGAGTCGGGCTCGACGGTCTTCTTCGCGAGCGTGGCGTAGCCGAGCACACCGGTGAGGATGTTGTTGAAATCGTGCGCGATGCCGCCGGCGAGCCGGCCGATGCTGTCCATCTTCTGCGCTTCAAGCAGGCGCGACTGGAGCGATTCGCGGTCGGTGACGTCGATCGCGACACCCGCCGCAGCGATCACCGCGCCGGTTTCGTCCGTGACGGGCGCGATGGCGCCATTGCAGATACGAATGCTCCCGTCGGGGCGGCGCAATTTGAGATTTCGCAATTCGACGTGCTTGCCGCGTTTGAGCACGCGATCGAATACCGCCGCGATCAGGGTGTCGGGGTTGTCCAACAGTTTCGCCGCGATCGAGGCGACGGTCTCGTCGTGCAACATGGGACGGGTGAGTCCCGTGAGTTCCTGGATTCGCGCGTTGAACTCGATGATTTCGCCGTCGCGATCGAGCACAAACAGGCCGACGTCCGCGGCGTGCAGCGCGCCGGAGATGAGTTTTCGGGATTCGATGAGTTTGCGTTCTTCCCGCTTGCGCTCGTCGATATCGCGCACGACGACGCTGACGCCCATCGCTTCGGCGTCGTCCCCGGTAATCACGGAAAAGGTTGCGCCGGCCGCGAACTGGGTGCCGTCCTTACGCGTGGCGGTAACGTCGGCGGCCCGCGATGGCGCGGCATCCGATACCCACGCGAGGAACCCTGCGCCGTCGGTGTCGACGGAG encodes:
- a CDS encoding sulfatase-like hydrolase/transferase, with translation MNSNTRQTAFHVSRRSFLAATAALVPLAIASGSARKPNVIVILTDDQGSIDAPGFGATDLIMPNLDALGNRGVRFTQFYSAAPVCSPSRAGLLTGKYPLRAGMPNNAPDDETPLPTFAEQTTIADLFKRAGYATAHIGKWHLGMAPDCVPNARGFDYSFGHMNGCIDNYSHFFFWHGPNRHDLTRNGSEVHEDGAFFPDLMVKEATQFIEAHKDRPFFMYFAANAPHYPYQPDEKWLAKYADVPYPRNLYAAFLSTLDERIGRLLACVDACGLRGDTIIVYQSDNGHSMEERAHFGGGSAGAYRGAKFSLFEGGVRVPAIVSWPGHLPEAVTRSQVTHACDWMPTLAALCGIEAPTDIDGCDLSQVIQSAEARSPHNVLHWYVGTGENARWAVRKGDWKLLFKPQDTGLRDAPPIAGELFLVNLRDDICEQKNCAGAHPDVVRELVSLHDAWIKKAAPSD
- a CDS encoding NAD-dependent epimerase/dehydratase family protein, with translation MESVDQLEDVMTRPSPGLVEAMRALKGDIVILGVGGKMGPTLAMLAARAVEESGVTRGITAVSTFSQGAVRERLESCGIATHKADLLAPGAIDALPDAENVVYMIGRKFGSTGAEWDTWGTNVLATGLAARRYATARVVAFSSGNVYPFVPVDGGGATETTLPDPVGEYAMSGLGRERMWDYASHHYGTRVLHYRLNYAVELRYGVILDVAQKVWKGETIDVTMGYANCIWQGYANSVALQCLALATSPPAVLNVTGLERISIRDLATRMGGLLGKKPNIVGAEAPTALLSNATKCHDLFGPPDVSIDTLCHWIAHWIASGGKTLAKPTHFETRDGKF
- a CDS encoding PAS domain S-box protein, whose translation is MEYRRTPNRAKGPSWLGLALIASGVAVFACSFYPNIAKGNAFLGDLLELVGTALLVFGANAFIRRISASRYATGLFLGGCLLLTFARFLDFSAEVRMLDGIVIIGDGSAAHNVVMRLSESFGYICILLTMLALMHELSRMFDTAETERQRYKELHHASQYLARVADMTADAVIAIDDSGKIEVWNKGAERLFQYSKEDATRLNVREFLSVDTDGAGFLAWVSDAAPSRAADVTATRKDGTQFAAGATFSVITGDDAEAMGVSVVVRDIDERKREERKLIESRKLISGALHAADVGLFVLDRDGEIIEFNARIQELTGLTRPMLHDETVASIAAKLLDNPDTLIAAVFDRVLKRGKHVELRNLKLRRPDGSIRICNGAIAPVTDETGAVIAAAGVAIDVTDRESLQSRLLEAQKMDSIGRLAGGIAHDFNNILTGVLGYATLAKKTVEPDSPVMKHLSQIELSAVRASELTHQLLTFARGGAKNETKLSLNPLIEETIKLVSHSLNPNVRIAFDPDAALDQVSADPAQMHQMMMNLCLNARDAIQFAGEIRVSARNVEVTDADRERLQVTTPGRYVRIRVEDTGRGMPPEVSQRIFEPFFSTKKQGQAYGLGLSVVYGIVHSHRGVIAVESTVGVGSRFDVYLPSAGQAAPAPKPANGTSVRNGKETILVVDDEQLLRAVLQDILEMSGYDVLQASTGEEAIEVYNKRKDDIAVVILDIVMPGMGGARALDELVRINPGLRCIISSGFGGEGIEGKHNGQLMRFVPKPFSTTNVTAAVQDLLHV